From Aptenodytes patagonicus chromosome 1, bAptPat1.pri.cur, whole genome shotgun sequence, one genomic window encodes:
- the KRAS gene encoding GTPase KRas isoform X4, protein MTEYKLVVVGAGGVGKSALTIQLIQNHFVDEYDPTIEDSYRKQVVIDGETCLLDILDTAGQEEYSAMRDQYMRTGEGFLCVFAINNTKSFEDIHHYREQIKRVKDSEDVPMVLVGNKCDLPSRTVDTKQAQDLARSYGIPFIETSAKTRQRVEDAFYTLVREIRQYRVKKISKEEKTPGCVKIKKCLVMGVDDAFYTLVREIRKHKEKMSKDGKKKKKKTKTKCIIM, encoded by the exons ATGACAGAATATAAACTTGTTGTCGTTGGAGCTGGTGGTGTAGGCAAGAGCGCCTTGACAATACAGCTAATTCAGAATCACTTTGTGGATGAGTATGACCCTACAATAGAG gatTCCTACAGGAAGCAAGTAGTAATTGATGGAGAAACCTGTCTCTTGGATATTCTTGATACAGCAGGTCAAGAAGAATACAGTGCAATGAGGGATCAATATATGAGAACAGGGGAAGGCTTCCTGTGTGTATTTGCTATAAACAATACAAAGTCTTTTGAAGATATTCACCATTATAG ggaaCAAATAAAGAGAGTTAAAGACTCTGAAGATGTCCCAATGGTGCTAGTAGGAAATAAATGTGATTTGCCTTCCAGAACAGTAGATACAAAACAAGCTCAGGATTTAGCAAGAAGTTACGGAATTCCTTTCATTGAAACATCAGCAAAGACAAGACAG AGAGTGGAGGATGCTTTTTATACATTGGTGCGAGAGATTCGACAGTacagagtgaaaaaaatcagcaaagaagaaaagactcCAGGGTGcgtgaaaattaaaaaatgccttgTAAT G GGTGTTGATGATGCCTTCTATACATTAGTTCGAGAAAtcagaaaacacaaagagaagaTGAGCAAAGatggtaaaaagaagaaaaagaagacaaagacaaAGTGTATAATTATGTAA
- the KRAS gene encoding GTPase KRas isoform X3, producing MTEYKLVVVGAGGVGKSALTIQLIQNHFVDEYDPTIEDSYRKQVVIDGETCLLDILDTAGQEEYSAMRDQYMRTGEGFLCVFAINNTKSFEDIHHYREQIKRVKDSEDVPMVLVGNKCDLPSRTVDTKQAQDLARSYGIPFIETSAKTRQRVEDAFYTLVREIRQYRVKKISKEEKTPGVLMMPSIH from the exons ATGACAGAATATAAACTTGTTGTCGTTGGAGCTGGTGGTGTAGGCAAGAGCGCCTTGACAATACAGCTAATTCAGAATCACTTTGTGGATGAGTATGACCCTACAATAGAG gatTCCTACAGGAAGCAAGTAGTAATTGATGGAGAAACCTGTCTCTTGGATATTCTTGATACAGCAGGTCAAGAAGAATACAGTGCAATGAGGGATCAATATATGAGAACAGGGGAAGGCTTCCTGTGTGTATTTGCTATAAACAATACAAAGTCTTTTGAAGATATTCACCATTATAG ggaaCAAATAAAGAGAGTTAAAGACTCTGAAGATGTCCCAATGGTGCTAGTAGGAAATAAATGTGATTTGCCTTCCAGAACAGTAGATACAAAACAAGCTCAGGATTTAGCAAGAAGTTACGGAATTCCTTTCATTGAAACATCAGCAAAGACAAGACAG AGAGTGGAGGATGCTTTTTATACATTGGTGCGAGAGATTCGACAGTacagagtgaaaaaaatcagcaaagaagaaaagactcCAGG GGTGTTGATGATGCCTTCTATACATTAG
- the KRAS gene encoding GTPase KRas isoform X2, whose protein sequence is MTEYKLVVVGAGGVGKSALTIQLIQNHFVDEYDPTIEDSYRKQVVIDGETCLLDILDTAGQEEYSAMRDQYMRTGEGFLCVFAINNTKSFEDIHHYREQIKRVKDSEDVPMVLVGNKCDLPSRTVDTKQAQDLARSYGIPFIETSAKTRQGVDDAFYTLVREIRKHKEKMSKDGKKKKKKTKTKCIIM, encoded by the exons ATGACAGAATATAAACTTGTTGTCGTTGGAGCTGGTGGTGTAGGCAAGAGCGCCTTGACAATACAGCTAATTCAGAATCACTTTGTGGATGAGTATGACCCTACAATAGAG gatTCCTACAGGAAGCAAGTAGTAATTGATGGAGAAACCTGTCTCTTGGATATTCTTGATACAGCAGGTCAAGAAGAATACAGTGCAATGAGGGATCAATATATGAGAACAGGGGAAGGCTTCCTGTGTGTATTTGCTATAAACAATACAAAGTCTTTTGAAGATATTCACCATTATAG ggaaCAAATAAAGAGAGTTAAAGACTCTGAAGATGTCCCAATGGTGCTAGTAGGAAATAAATGTGATTTGCCTTCCAGAACAGTAGATACAAAACAAGCTCAGGATTTAGCAAGAAGTTACGGAATTCCTTTCATTGAAACATCAGCAAAGACAAGACAG GGTGTTGATGATGCCTTCTATACATTAGTTCGAGAAAtcagaaaacacaaagagaagaTGAGCAAAGatggtaaaaagaagaaaaagaagacaaagacaaAGTGTATAATTATGTAA
- the ETFRF1 gene encoding electron transfer flavoprotein regulatory factor 1, producing MASSLRGEVLNLYKNLLYLGREYPKGADYFRSRLKAAFLKNKDVKDPEKIKQLIARGEFVIKELEALYFLRKYRALKQRYYSDDNQ from the exons ATGGCCAGTTCTTTAAGAGGGGAAGTGTTGAATCTATACAAAAAT ctgctgTACCTTGGAAGGGAGTATCCCAAAGGAGCAGACTACTTTAGAAGCCgtttgaaagcagcttttctaaaaaataaagatgtgaaagatcctgaaaaaataaagcaactaatTGCACGAGGAGAATTTGTTATAAAAGAGTTGGAGGCTTTGTACTTTCTCAGAAAATACAGAGCTCTGAAACAGCGCTACTACAGTGATGACAATCAGTAA
- the KRAS gene encoding GTPase KRas isoform X1, whose translation MTEYKLVVVGAGGVGKSALTIQLIQNHFVDEYDPTIEDSYRKQVVIDGETCLLDILDTAGQEEYSAMRDQYMRTGEGFLCVFAINNTKSFEDIHHYREQIKRVKDSEDVPMVLVGNKCDLPSRTVDTKQAQDLARSYGIPFIETSAKTRQRVEDAFYTLVREIRQYRVKKISKEEKTPGCVKIKKCLVM comes from the exons ATGACAGAATATAAACTTGTTGTCGTTGGAGCTGGTGGTGTAGGCAAGAGCGCCTTGACAATACAGCTAATTCAGAATCACTTTGTGGATGAGTATGACCCTACAATAGAG gatTCCTACAGGAAGCAAGTAGTAATTGATGGAGAAACCTGTCTCTTGGATATTCTTGATACAGCAGGTCAAGAAGAATACAGTGCAATGAGGGATCAATATATGAGAACAGGGGAAGGCTTCCTGTGTGTATTTGCTATAAACAATACAAAGTCTTTTGAAGATATTCACCATTATAG ggaaCAAATAAAGAGAGTTAAAGACTCTGAAGATGTCCCAATGGTGCTAGTAGGAAATAAATGTGATTTGCCTTCCAGAACAGTAGATACAAAACAAGCTCAGGATTTAGCAAGAAGTTACGGAATTCCTTTCATTGAAACATCAGCAAAGACAAGACAG AGAGTGGAGGATGCTTTTTATACATTGGTGCGAGAGATTCGACAGTacagagtgaaaaaaatcagcaaagaagaaaagactcCAGGGTGcgtgaaaattaaaaaatgccttgTAATGTAA